A single region of the Deefgea piscis genome encodes:
- a CDS encoding biliverdin-producing heme oxygenase, with protein MMILEDLKLKTRKQHTRLHQHSLLRGITHSGYSLARYIQLLKAYYEIYSAIETVLLQRQSQFKLDFDYQTRYKLPWLQADLKDLESQPTMSHPTLAKATSGIITTPEQWLGAAYVLEGSTLGASVISACLQKSLRISPLFAGRFFNAYGLNTSKYWHEYQIFLASHPIVATTEITDAASQTFELFNKGLDFYAQ; from the coding sequence ATGATGATTTTAGAAGACCTAAAATTAAAAACTCGCAAACAACACACACGTCTTCATCAACACTCCCTACTCAGAGGGATTACCCACTCTGGGTATTCTTTGGCGCGTTATATTCAACTACTAAAAGCTTACTATGAAATCTACTCCGCCATTGAAACCGTGCTTTTGCAAAGACAAAGTCAATTTAAACTCGATTTTGATTACCAAACTCGCTATAAGCTGCCGTGGTTACAAGCCGATTTAAAGGATCTTGAATCGCAGCCCACGATGAGCCACCCCACTCTTGCTAAAGCAACATCTGGCATCATCACTACGCCAGAGCAATGGCTAGGTGCGGCGTATGTGCTTGAGGGCTCAACCTTAGGTGCCAGTGTGATTAGCGCTTGTTTACAAAAGTCACTCCGAATTAGCCCGCTGTTTGCTGGACGTTTTTTTAATGCCTATGGTTTGAATACCTCAAAATACTGGCATGAATATCAAATTTTTCTAGCCAGTCATCCAATTGTGGCAACAACAGAAATCACCGATGCAGCATCACAGACCTTTGAGTTATTCAATAAAGGTCTAGATTTTTATGCCCAATAA
- a CDS encoding IS5 family transposase encodes MSKPAPHKYKTTNWPSYHAALKSRGALMIWLDPALKWAAEPTGKRGRNPTFSDAAIQFCLTIKCLFGLALRQATGMVESLLRLANLDWNVPDSSTISRRQKTLKVTIPARQSQGGLHLLVDSTGIKMLGEGEWKTKKHGAEYRRQWRKVHLGIDAETLEIRAIEVTDNKTGDAPILPELMNQIPESEQIAAIYGDGAYDTKECHNAIAARGAAAIIPTRKNAQFRKENTAGARARNDILRATKYLGRAIWKKWSGYHRRSLVETKMQCFKLLGERVMARDFDRQVAELQVRAAILNRFTQLGTPMTVRVG; translated from the coding sequence ATGAGCAAACCAGCACCCCACAAATACAAAACCACCAACTGGCCAAGCTATCACGCAGCTTTGAAATCGCGTGGCGCATTAATGATTTGGCTTGATCCAGCGCTGAAATGGGCTGCTGAGCCCACTGGCAAGCGCGGACGAAACCCCACTTTTAGCGATGCTGCCATTCAATTCTGCCTCACCATCAAATGCCTGTTTGGCCTCGCATTGCGCCAAGCAACCGGCATGGTTGAAAGCCTACTTCGGCTCGCCAACTTAGATTGGAACGTTCCTGATTCGAGCACGATCTCTCGTCGACAAAAAACGCTGAAAGTCACGATTCCGGCCCGTCAAAGTCAGGGTGGACTGCATTTACTCGTCGATAGCACAGGCATCAAAATGCTCGGTGAAGGTGAATGGAAAACCAAAAAACACGGCGCTGAATATCGTAGGCAGTGGCGTAAAGTTCACCTCGGCATTGATGCCGAAACCCTTGAAATTCGTGCCATCGAGGTCACCGATAACAAAACAGGTGATGCGCCCATTTTGCCGGAATTGATGAATCAGATTCCCGAGTCTGAACAGATTGCGGCGATTTACGGTGATGGCGCTTACGACACCAAAGAATGCCACAATGCCATTGCGGCAAGAGGTGCGGCAGCGATTATTCCTACACGGAAAAATGCACAATTTCGGAAAGAAAATACGGCCGGAGCGAGAGCGCGGAATGACATCTTACGGGCGACCAAATACTTGGGTAGGGCCATCTGGAAAAAATGGTCTGGGTATCATCGACGTAGCTTGGTAGAAACCAAAATGCAATGCTTCAAACTATTGGGTGAACGAGTGATGGCGCGGGACTTTGATCGTCAGGTGGCTGAGTTGCAAGTGCGTGCAGCGATCTTAAATCGCTTCACGCAACTGGGTACGCCAATGACGGTAAGAGTGGGATAA
- a CDS encoding bifunctional diguanylate cyclase/phosphodiesterase — protein MKQENKLKIEDIINELLSVDRSTHSPEYFKLLAQYIQEISGFDHTMIYRFDSNWDGEVIAENCHNTSASYFGSRFPASDIPAQARQLYTKNTIRYVANVDADQVPILSVSLNSNKTPDLSYVQLRSLSPIHLQYLKNMGVAASLSISLLQDQRLWGLITCHHRTPKLLSSQALQQCELIGNLVSEHLSTDQVVEQFSLDEQIIALFGKLSQFLWLPQQGIPDQILEEIQHLMTADGVVLSLNNKRHQFGKVPAPAELEALIQWLHTQEGDKAFACDDLSLRFEPAKAYKHLVSGVLAGPFPLRNGSYVLWFRSEYPRHIHWAGEPNKIFIHAADGSHRLIPRTSFSEWIQMWPGHALAWLPAQIMIAQRFGSALLNQIEYIFKLEKNEHELNEVTEKLEQTQEIMSSIIRHIPAIVTLKNADNLSFKLLNPAGCAFFGIQEEDIIGKNDFYLFPQEQAERFIQSDREILEKSCIVEINTEDIRTRNGEIKTLFTRKIALKNKKGDATHLLSVSIDVTEKRAAEHEIEKLAFYDPLTGLANRRLMLDRLGQILLGSARTGKHAALILIDLDNFKSLNDIHGHDAGDWLLKEVANRLISVVRKGDTVARLGGDEFVLILDELNANEAHAAQDLESIAKQILDQFIHEFHIKIPNEIEIKPAIQHRCSPSIGISLFQGCTLSAEEILKRADTAMYQAKNGGKNTYRFFDPEMQRVVLNRITLETELRLAVVWEQFVLHFQPQVNHLGQYIGAEVLIRWQHPKQGLILPAEFIHLAEETGLILPMGFWVLEQACQLLARWATNPLFANLTLSVNVSAKQFGFPSFEHEIEQLLATYQANPNRLKIEITESLFLDKPDVVIKKMNAIRKQKVTFSIDDFGTGFSSLSYLKRLPLEQLKIDQSFIQDILSDPKDAAIASTIIALGKNLGLTVIAEGVETLAQQKRLESMGCLTYQGFLFGQPMEITDFELLINTQAIAKYKQIECD, from the coding sequence GTGAAACAAGAAAATAAACTTAAAATTGAAGACATAATAAATGAATTATTATCTGTCGATAGATCAACTCATAGCCCTGAATACTTCAAATTATTAGCGCAATATATTCAAGAGATTAGCGGCTTTGACCATACAATGATCTACCGCTTTGATAGCAATTGGGATGGCGAAGTGATCGCAGAGAATTGCCATAATACTTCAGCTTCATATTTTGGATCGCGCTTTCCTGCGAGCGATATTCCAGCGCAAGCCAGACAGTTGTATACCAAAAACACCATTCGTTATGTCGCGAATGTGGATGCCGATCAAGTTCCGATTTTATCCGTTTCCTTAAATAGCAATAAAACGCCTGATTTAAGCTACGTTCAATTACGTTCATTATCACCAATTCATCTGCAATACTTAAAAAACATGGGCGTTGCTGCCTCTCTTTCTATTTCTTTATTACAAGATCAACGTTTATGGGGTCTAATTACTTGTCACCATAGAACGCCAAAATTATTAAGCTCCCAAGCCTTGCAGCAGTGTGAATTAATTGGAAATTTAGTTTCTGAGCATTTAAGCACTGATCAAGTAGTGGAGCAATTTTCGCTGGATGAACAAATCATTGCTTTATTTGGTAAATTATCGCAATTTTTATGGTTGCCGCAACAAGGTATACCCGACCAGATTTTAGAAGAAATTCAGCACTTAATGACTGCAGATGGGGTGGTTTTATCCTTAAATAACAAGCGCCACCAATTTGGTAAAGTCCCTGCACCGGCTGAGCTCGAAGCATTAATTCAATGGCTGCATACTCAAGAAGGCGATAAAGCTTTTGCCTGCGACGATCTGAGTCTTCGCTTTGAACCCGCCAAGGCCTATAAGCATCTGGTTTCTGGCGTTTTAGCCGGGCCTTTTCCATTACGTAATGGCAGTTATGTGCTGTGGTTTCGCTCTGAATATCCACGTCACATTCATTGGGCTGGCGAGCCGAATAAAATCTTTATTCATGCTGCTGATGGCTCGCACAGACTGATCCCTAGGACATCTTTTTCGGAATGGATTCAGATGTGGCCAGGGCATGCCCTAGCATGGCTTCCGGCCCAAATCATGATTGCGCAGCGTTTTGGTTCGGCTTTACTCAATCAAATTGAATATATATTTAAGCTAGAAAAAAACGAGCATGAATTAAATGAAGTAACTGAAAAATTAGAACAAACGCAAGAAATAATGTCGTCAATTATTCGACATATTCCAGCGATAGTGACCTTAAAAAATGCCGACAATTTAAGCTTTAAACTACTCAATCCTGCGGGTTGTGCGTTTTTTGGCATTCAAGAAGAAGACATCATTGGCAAAAATGATTTTTATTTATTTCCGCAAGAACAAGCAGAACGATTTATTCAAAGTGATCGTGAAATTTTAGAAAAATCATGCATCGTTGAAATTAACACCGAAGACATCCGAACTCGTAATGGCGAAATTAAAACGCTATTTACGCGTAAAATTGCCCTCAAAAATAAAAAAGGTGATGCCACACATCTACTCAGTGTATCGATTGATGTCACCGAAAAACGCGCAGCAGAGCATGAGATTGAAAAACTCGCTTTTTATGATCCACTCACTGGGCTGGCCAATCGTCGTCTTATGCTCGATAGGCTAGGCCAAATCCTATTGGGCAGCGCCAGAACGGGTAAACATGCAGCACTGATCTTAATTGATTTGGATAACTTCAAATCACTGAATGATATCCATGGGCATGATGCAGGAGATTGGCTACTCAAAGAAGTGGCCAATCGGCTAATTAGTGTAGTTAGAAAAGGAGATACGGTTGCTCGACTGGGTGGCGATGAATTTGTACTTATTTTGGATGAACTCAACGCCAATGAAGCACATGCGGCACAAGATTTAGAATCGATTGCCAAGCAAATTTTGGATCAATTCATTCATGAGTTTCATATTAAAATTCCAAACGAAATTGAAATTAAACCGGCAATTCAACATCGTTGCAGTCCAAGCATTGGTATTTCTCTATTTCAAGGTTGCACTTTAAGCGCAGAAGAAATACTCAAGCGCGCAGATACTGCCATGTATCAAGCTAAAAATGGCGGAAAAAACACCTACCGCTTTTTTGATCCTGAAATGCAAAGAGTGGTTTTAAATCGAATCACACTAGAAACTGAATTACGCCTTGCTGTGGTATGGGAGCAATTTGTTCTGCACTTTCAGCCTCAGGTCAATCATTTAGGTCAATACATTGGTGCCGAAGTGTTAATTCGCTGGCAACACCCAAAGCAAGGCTTGATTTTACCCGCTGAGTTTATTCATTTAGCAGAAGAAACTGGATTAATCCTACCGATGGGATTTTGGGTGCTGGAACAAGCATGCCAACTGCTGGCGCGTTGGGCAACAAATCCTTTATTTGCAAACCTCACCCTATCGGTGAATGTCAGTGCCAAGCAATTTGGATTTCCTAGTTTTGAACATGAAATTGAGCAATTACTCGCAACATATCAAGCCAATCCAAATCGACTAAAAATTGAAATCACCGAGAGTTTATTTTTAGATAAACCCGATGTGGTTATAAAGAAAATGAATGCCATACGCAAACAAAAAGTCACTTTTTCAATCGACGACTTTGGAACTGGCTTTTCTTCGCTCTCTTATTTAAAACGCTTACCACTAGAGCAGTTAAAAATTGATCAATCTTTTATCCAAGATATATTAAGTGATCCCAAAGATGCTGCGATTGCCTCAACCATTATTGCCTTAGGCAAAAATCTAGGCTTAACCGTCATTGCCGAAGGAGTAGAAACTCTGGCGCAACAAAAACGATTAGAGAGCATGGGATGCCTGACTTATCAGGGGTTTTTATTTGGTCAACCCATGGAAATCACTGATTTTGAACTGCTGATCAACACGCAAGCCATAGCGAAATACAAGCAGATTGAATGCGATTAA
- the hisC gene encoding histidinol-phosphate transaminase has product MSRFWSPIVHTLTPYTPGEQPKITNLIKLNTNENPYGPSPKAIDAMQAAVNDLLRLYPDPNGDVLKDAVAHFHHADGITRANVFVGNSSDEVLAHTFQALLKHDAPLLFPDISYSFYPVYCGLYGIEYRSVPLNEAFEIDTNDYTGGGAIIFPNPNAPTGILLPLAQIEALLKAHPNQVLVVDEAYIDFGGTSAIALVNRYNNLLVVQTLSKSRSLAGLRVGFAVGHADLIAGLERVKNSFNSYPLDRVALAGAVAAIEDTGYFNQTCTAINTTRDTLTQQLSELGFKVLPSHANFVFARHPEHDAAQLAQALRERAILVRHFKLPRIEQFLRISIGSDAESAALIAALQAILKA; this is encoded by the coding sequence ATGAGCCGTTTTTGGAGCCCTATTGTTCACACCCTTACACCGTATACGCCGGGTGAGCAGCCTAAAATCACCAATCTGATCAAACTCAATACCAATGAAAACCCATATGGCCCATCGCCCAAAGCCATCGATGCGATGCAGGCTGCGGTGAATGATTTATTACGGCTATACCCAGATCCCAATGGCGATGTACTTAAAGACGCGGTGGCGCATTTTCATCACGCCGATGGCATTACTCGGGCCAATGTCTTTGTGGGCAATAGCTCGGATGAAGTGCTAGCGCATACCTTTCAAGCGTTGCTAAAGCACGATGCGCCGCTATTATTTCCCGATATTAGCTACAGCTTTTATCCGGTGTATTGTGGCTTGTATGGCATTGAATATCGCAGTGTGCCGCTCAACGAAGCGTTTGAAATCGACACCAACGATTACACCGGCGGTGGCGCGATTATTTTCCCCAATCCCAATGCGCCGACGGGTATTTTGCTGCCGCTAGCGCAAATCGAAGCGCTATTAAAAGCGCATCCCAATCAAGTGCTGGTGGTCGATGAAGCGTATATCGACTTTGGCGGCACTAGCGCGATTGCGCTGGTGAATCGATATAACAATTTGCTGGTGGTGCAAACGCTGTCGAAATCTCGCTCGCTAGCGGGCTTACGCGTTGGCTTTGCCGTTGGCCATGCCGATTTAATTGCAGGGTTGGAGCGGGTTAAAAATAGTTTTAATTCCTATCCGCTCGATCGCGTTGCACTAGCGGGCGCCGTGGCTGCAATCGAAGATACAGGGTATTTTAATCAAACCTGTACTGCGATTAATACTACGAGAGATACCCTCACTCAGCAACTCAGCGAATTGGGATTTAAGGTGTTGCCTTCACACGCCAATTTTGTTTTTGCACGCCATCCAGAGCACGATGCTGCACAGCTCGCGCAAGCACTGCGCGAGCGCGCGATTTTAGTTCGCCACTTCAAACTCCCGCGCATTGAGCAATTTTTGCGGATTTCGATTGGCAGCGATGCCGAAAGCGCAGCATTGATTGCAGCCTTGCAAGCCATTCTAAAAGCTTAA
- a CDS encoding EAL domain-containing protein — translation MNSFFVKPMFGSSKAFRVLLIAVCNVSFFLLLALLVWQVASYQSRQSIQLLTERGSAMIEQSLHNAYTVLDQIALSPSAPCQDLYADLQKISSATPYFRGIYIADSQTQRIFCSSSHALGNIDSPIQTLISNGATQASGIAWHEKSLISDREALIIYRKLDNGRVLIGVLDSQYYKDILQLVMGLRVKTITLKVGDLQLVNQDNDFILTPLTATKSNSTAILMDQLPVKITAQHNSFQLRKYIETNLPLAILLSVLFLAWSSRWIWLRFGENNHFRQQVIESIQQQKFIAFYQPVMGQQNSIAGVEILARWQHPQHGLLNPALFIQQAEAQGLLTPMMLSIIEQVEIDLSKKTIPAQSRVGINITAQQLNDQSMLNAIFAFNAKLKYLDYQLVIELTEEGLVSDPDLANKIIQKMGHAGIMVAIDDFGIGHSSLASLSRFPFHYLKIDKSFIAHIVSREKDQIIVANMVDMARQLNLNVVAEGVENKDQADYLAILGVDYLQGFYFSKPLPIAELAQFKFNTVNSAPSPYFH, via the coding sequence ATGAATTCATTTTTTGTTAAGCCTATGTTTGGGAGTTCTAAAGCGTTTCGGGTACTCCTAATCGCAGTATGTAATGTCAGTTTTTTTTTATTACTGGCGCTATTAGTCTGGCAAGTGGCGAGTTATCAATCGCGGCAATCGATTCAATTACTGACTGAACGTGGCTCAGCGATGATCGAGCAGTCTTTACACAATGCCTATACGGTGCTGGATCAAATCGCTTTAAGTCCATCAGCGCCTTGCCAAGATTTATATGCTGATTTACAAAAAATCAGTTCAGCGACGCCCTACTTTCGTGGAATTTATATTGCCGATAGCCAAACCCAGCGCATTTTTTGTTCATCCAGCCATGCGCTTGGCAATATAGACTCCCCCATACAAACGCTGATTAGCAACGGCGCCACACAGGCCAGCGGCATTGCTTGGCATGAAAAAAGTTTAATTTCAGATCGAGAAGCCTTAATTATTTATCGCAAATTGGATAATGGCCGCGTGCTCATCGGGGTGCTCGATTCGCAATATTACAAAGACATCTTGCAACTGGTCATGGGTTTACGGGTTAAAACCATTACGCTTAAAGTGGGTGATTTACAGCTCGTTAATCAGGATAATGATTTTATATTAACGCCACTTACCGCCACCAAAAGCAATAGTACCGCCATTTTAATGGATCAGCTGCCGGTTAAAATAACGGCACAACATAATAGTTTTCAATTAAGAAAATACATTGAAACTAATTTACCCTTGGCTATTTTACTGTCTGTTTTGTTTTTAGCGTGGAGCAGCCGCTGGATTTGGTTACGATTTGGAGAAAACAACCATTTTCGTCAGCAAGTAATCGAATCGATTCAGCAGCAGAAATTTATCGCGTTTTACCAACCTGTGATGGGGCAGCAAAACTCAATTGCCGGCGTAGAAATCCTTGCGCGCTGGCAACATCCTCAGCACGGTTTATTAAATCCGGCTTTATTTATTCAACAAGCCGAAGCCCAAGGCCTACTGACGCCAATGATGCTGAGTATCATTGAGCAAGTAGAAATCGATTTAAGTAAAAAAACCATCCCAGCACAATCTCGGGTTGGGATTAATATAACCGCACAGCAATTAAATGATCAATCTATGCTTAATGCCATTTTTGCATTCAATGCAAAATTAAAATATCTTGATTATCAACTGGTGATTGAATTAACCGAAGAGGGATTAGTGAGCGATCCAGATTTAGCCAATAAAATCATTCAAAAAATGGGACACGCCGGCATTATGGTGGCGATTGATGACTTTGGTATTGGGCATAGCTCACTGGCTTCTTTAAGCCGCTTCCCATTTCATTATTTAAAGATTGATAAAAGCTTTATTGCTCATATTGTCAGTCGAGAAAAAGATCAGATTATCGTCGCGAATATGGTCGATATGGCACGACAACTCAATTTAAATGTCGTTGCCGAAGGCGTAGAAAACAAAGATCAAGCTGATTACTTAGCAATACTGGGGGTTGATTATTTGCAGGGGTTTTATTTCTCTAAACCTTTGCCGATCGCCGAGTTGGCTCAGTTTAAATTTAATACCGTCAACTCAGCGCCATCCCCTTACTTTCACTAA
- a CDS encoding bifunctional adenosylcobinamide kinase/adenosylcobinamide-phosphate guanylyltransferase encodes MQLILISGGQKSGKSRYAEQRALALCTRPAYLATSRIWDDDFAQRIARHQAQRDSRWVNLEQEVDLAAHGFSGEVMVLDCITLWLTNLFTDCAYDGDATLLEAQTRWAAFVACTPQIVIAVGNEIGWSLHAETQMGRHFVDLHGSFMQWVAVQANEVVLMVAGLPLTVKAPAANEF; translated from the coding sequence ATGCAATTGATTTTAATTAGCGGTGGGCAAAAAAGCGGCAAAAGCCGCTACGCAGAACAGCGCGCTTTGGCACTCTGTACGCGGCCGGCGTATTTGGCCACATCGCGCATTTGGGATGACGACTTTGCGCAGCGCATTGCACGCCATCAAGCGCAGCGTGATTCGCGCTGGGTGAATTTAGAGCAAGAGGTTGATCTGGCGGCGCATGGATTTAGCGGCGAGGTGATGGTGCTCGATTGCATTACATTGTGGCTCACCAATTTATTTACCGATTGCGCTTACGATGGCGATGCAACGCTGCTTGAGGCGCAAACCCGTTGGGCCGCATTTGTCGCGTGTACGCCGCAAATTGTGATTGCCGTGGGTAATGAAATCGGCTGGAGCTTACACGCCGAAACGCAAATGGGCCGGCATTTTGTTGATTTACACGGCAGCTTTATGCAGTGGGTGGCAGTACAGGCCAATGAAGTGGTGTTGATGGTGGCAGGGTTACCTCTGACGGTGAAGGCGCCTGCAGCAAACGAATTTTAA
- a CDS encoding DMT family transporter, which translates to MKPVLKGHLMVLFCVLVWGVTFVSTKILLDFRSPVEIALDRFVLAYALLFLMHPVLKKPQWREELYFCGLGLFGVTLYFLTENIALQYTQASSVGLLVSSAPLLTAFFAHFTTHDEKLSLRLIIGSLIALAGVALVMFNGSVILKLNPLGDILALSAGAAWAIYCLLLKRAGQRYGYLFLTRQVFFYGIVTLLPAAWIMGYRLDLALWLNPLQGGNMLFLGVIASALCFVAWNKALGIIGAVKASNYIYLIPMVTMLTAIVILGERITAVGATGAVLILLGVYYAEHGFKLPATKY; encoded by the coding sequence ATGAAACCGGTTTTAAAAGGCCATTTAATGGTGTTGTTCTGTGTTTTGGTCTGGGGCGTGACCTTTGTTTCCACCAAAATATTATTAGATTTTCGTAGCCCGGTAGAAATTGCCCTTGATCGCTTTGTCTTAGCCTACGCTTTATTGTTTTTAATGCATCCCGTGCTTAAAAAACCGCAATGGCGCGAAGAATTGTATTTCTGTGGCCTGGGCTTATTTGGCGTGACGCTGTATTTTTTAACTGAAAATATCGCGCTGCAATATACGCAAGCCTCCAGCGTGGGTTTATTGGTGTCATCCGCGCCATTACTCACGGCATTTTTTGCGCATTTCACCACCCACGATGAAAAACTCAGTCTGCGATTAATTATTGGCTCTTTGATTGCTTTAGCGGGGGTTGCTTTGGTGATGTTTAACGGCAGCGTGATTTTAAAGCTCAATCCTTTGGGCGATATTTTGGCTTTATCTGCGGGGGCGGCGTGGGCGATATATTGCTTATTGCTCAAGCGAGCAGGGCAGCGTTATGGTTATTTATTTTTAACGCGACAAGTGTTTTTTTACGGCATCGTCACCTTATTACCCGCCGCGTGGATCATGGGTTACCGCTTAGATTTGGCTTTGTGGCTTAATCCATTACAGGGCGGCAATATGCTGTTTTTAGGCGTGATTGCTTCGGCGCTGTGCTTTGTGGCGTGGAATAAAGCGCTGGGTATCATCGGCGCAGTGAAAGCCAGTAATTACATTTATTTAATCCCTATGGTCACCATGCTCACTGCGATTGTGATTTTGGGCGAGCGCATCACCGCCGTTGGTGCGACCGGTGCAGTCTTGATTTTGCTTGGGGTATATTACGCTGAGCATGGGTTTAAATTGCCTGCAACTAAATACTAG
- the mltG gene encoding endolytic transglycosylase MltG, with the protein MNKPVSFWGRLFGLLIFGFFAALVAGGAWFYSWTQSEQPNPPSHSVLIAPGGVNSVAAQLVQQGAIDSAPLFILLARISGQDASIKAGSYVLKSPMSPWQLLKKLAKGEVDLQMFSMIEGWNWRELRRALNAHPNLKHDTAGMSDSEILAALGISATSPEGLFFPDSYHIDQGSSDLKLLARAHQLMQTKLDAAWANRHPDLPLKSAYDALILASIVEKETGKAADRPLVSGVFINRLRKGMRLQTDPTVIYGVGEAFKGDITKAHLRTDTPYNTYTRAGLPPTPIAMVGEAALIAATQPSSTKAFYFVAKGDGYSAFSETLEQHNAAVRRYLSNK; encoded by the coding sequence GTGAATAAACCCGTATCGTTTTGGGGGCGCTTGTTTGGCTTACTGATTTTTGGCTTTTTTGCGGCATTGGTGGCTGGTGGTGCATGGTTTTATAGCTGGACCCAATCAGAGCAGCCCAATCCACCGTCGCATTCGGTATTGATTGCGCCCGGTGGCGTCAATTCGGTTGCTGCGCAATTGGTCCAGCAAGGGGCAATTGACTCCGCGCCATTATTTATTTTGCTCGCGCGCATTTCAGGGCAAGACGCCAGTATTAAAGCCGGCAGCTACGTTTTAAAATCACCGATGTCGCCTTGGCAGTTACTTAAAAAATTGGCCAAAGGTGAGGTTGATTTACAAATGTTCAGCATGATTGAGGGCTGGAATTGGCGCGAACTACGCCGCGCACTCAACGCTCACCCCAATTTAAAACACGATACGGCGGGCATGAGCGATAGCGAAATTTTGGCGGCCTTAGGCATTAGCGCCACCTCGCCAGAGGGTTTATTTTTCCCCGATAGCTACCACATCGATCAAGGCAGCTCAGACCTCAAGCTATTAGCGCGCGCGCATCAATTAATGCAAACAAAACTCGATGCCGCATGGGCCAATCGTCACCCTGATTTGCCACTTAAATCGGCCTACGACGCGCTGATTTTGGCGTCCATCGTTGAGAAAGAAACCGGCAAAGCGGCCGATCGACCGCTGGTCTCGGGCGTATTTATCAATCGTTTACGTAAGGGCATGCGTTTACAGACTGATCCTACGGTGATTTATGGCGTTGGCGAAGCGTTTAAAGGCGATATCACCAAAGCGCATTTGCGTACCGATACGCCTTACAACACCTATACCCGCGCCGGATTGCCACCGACGCCGATTGCCATGGTCGGTGAAGCGGCGCTGATTGCCGCGACGCAGCCAAGCAGCACCAAGGCATTTTATTTTGTCGCCAAAGGCGATGGCTATTCAGCGTTTTCAGAGACCTTAGAACAACACAATGCAGCGGTACGGCGCTACCTATCCAACAAATAA